A genomic segment from Fusarium fujikuroi IMI 58289 draft genome, chromosome FFUJ_chr04 encodes:
- a CDS encoding related to U1 snRNP protein, whose translation MAQSGVEQPPSNGEKAPAPEPRKFKASDLPLPSATRAAIESLAHSFKKEGAYDSIRKQVWDKFEASDYEAQVTKSILEVAEQEIERNPQQLLTLDRRKAAALIDGALERSGVYHKAEDVISQLIDVGAIEERIRETRRAEVGEEAAEAEKVRGAKTDEEYEAETEARRAEREKVREELRQKEAAIEEEKRRILKEERKKEEREREKAEIKRQEERDERRRKREQEREERERLRDIEREKRHKERERERDRDRDRDTRDRDRDRDRDRDRDRDRDRDRHRDHDRHRDDRHKEKPAASTELKEKLSKEEHDRLEQEALADLLRESSKPAQKQELEVDSSLAPPPRKTGPVSAINPIRRERSSIAEGRKTSDAGLGTERDGHGTPAQAKRPEADDRKPSRSASRIVDRDGDRERDRERDRLRERDSRRDRRSNSPHRGISGSRIRDRRDRSRSRARRERTRSRTGREDRAVRSRSRPKYDHYERSRSRRRDRSRSRPRVVERRERSRSRPRPERRDRSRDRRDRSRLRSDRRERSRSRTRRDQSRSHDTRLGGADHYDPRERDRERDRDRPRDRERDRERSPLRRRSRERLRDDRDQAKPREKEQEKAAPEKEREREKEKPTERRSRSPSRATATAARPSSSKAQDGLEEWKMEEVRKREKEAKAYLAAQKDARNKGLPIPGLDDKKSSGEVSPDLRRRRIQDDIDRYTPGGREERRRSRSRSRSRQRDATKDRDRERERDRDRDRDRDRDRDRVDRDKPRGGDSYRERDRDRDRDRDRDRRDRDRDRDTDRRDRDRDRERERSRDRRNRRERSLSPRRERRASRSRR comes from the exons atggCGCAATCAGGTGTCGAACAACCACCGTCGAATGGCGAAAAAGCGCCTGCTCCTGAACCGCGTAAATTCAAGGCCTCAGATCTTCCTCTACCTTCGGCGACAAGAGCAGCGATAGAATCGCTTGCCCATAGCTTCAAGAAAGAGGGAGCCTACGATTCTATTCGAAAGCAAGTTTGGGACAAGTTTGAAGCCAGT GATTACGAGGCTCAGGTCACGAAATCGATTCTCGAGGTGGCCGAGCAAGAAATTGAGCGCAACCCACAGCAGCTCCTCACACTTGATCGGAGAAAGGCTGCGGCTCTAATCGATGGCGCTCTAGAAAGATCCGGGGTTTATCACAAAGCAGAAGATGTCATTAGCCAGCTGATCGATGTGGGCGCCATAGAGGAGCGAATCCGCGAAACACGCCGGGCCGAAGTCGGCGAGGaagcagctgaagcagaaAAGGTTCGGGGCGCCAAAACAGACGAAGAATATGAGGCCGAGACTGAGGCTCGACGTGCGGAACGTGAAAAAGTTCGGGAAGAGCTGCGACAAAAAGAGGCTGCaatcgaggaggagaaacGAAGAATCCTTAAAGAAGAacgaaagaaggaggagcgagagcgagagaaAGCCGAAATCAAACGCCaggaagaaagagatgaGCGTCGCCGAAAGCGCGAACAAGAGCGCGAGGAGCGTGAAAGACTACGAGATattgaaagagaaaagcgACACAAAGAGCGCGAGCGTGAGCGTGACAGGGACCGAGACCGCGATACAAGGGATAGGGATAGAGATAGGGACAGGGACAGGGACCGCGACAGAGATCGCGACCGGGATCGTCATCGTGATCATGACAGACATAGGGATGATCGGCACAAGGAGAAACCAGCGGCCTCTACAGAGCTGAAAGAGAAACTCTCCAAAGAAGAACACGATCGACTGGAGCAAGAGGCTCTGGCCGATTTACTCCGCGAAAGCTCCAAGCCAGCCCAAAAGCAAGAGTTGGAGGTTGATTCATCCCTCGCACCACCGCCACGTAAAACGGGGCCTGTTTCGGCCATCAACCCGATCAGGCGAGAACGTTCGTCGATTGCAGAGGGCCGCAAGACCAGCGATGCAGGGCTCGGAACTGAACGTGATGGCCATGGAACACCTGCACAGGCCAAGAGACCTGAAGCGGACGATCGAAAGCCGAGTCGTAGTGCTTCTCGGATCGTCGACCGCGATGGGGATCGCGAGAGAGATAGAGAGCGTGATCGCTTGAGGGAACGAGATTCTCGTCGCGATAGACGCTCAAACTCACCACACAGAGGCATCAGTGGATCGCGTATTCGGGACAGACGTGACAGAAGCCGGTCTCGAGCTAGACGCGAGAGGACTCGTTCACGAACTGGCAGAGAGGACCGTGCGGTTAGAAGCCGATCACGACCCAAGTATGACCACTACGAGCGAAGCAGATCCCGAAGACGTGACCGTAGCCGTTCTCGACCTAGAGTGGTCGAGcgaagagagagaagccGATCAAGACCTAGACCTGAGCGCCGAGATCgaagcagagacagaaggGACCGCTCACGACTGCGCTCTGATAGACGGGAAAGGAGTCGTTCCCGCACTCGACGTGATCAAAGCAGGTCTCACGACACTCGTCTTGGTGGAGCTGACCATTATGATCCTCGAGAAAGAGACCGTGAACGAGACAGAGATCGACCTCGTGACCGAGAGCGTGACCGCGAGAGATCTCCTCTGAGACGGAGAAGCCGAGAAAGGCTTCGTGATGACCGTGACCAAGCAAAGCCTCGCGAGAAGGAGCAGGAAAAAGCCGCCCCCGAGAAAGAACgggaaagagaaaaggaaaaaccAACTGAGCGTCGTAGTCGTTCTCCATCACGAGCCACTGCCACAGCCGCACGGCCGAGTTCCAGCAAAGCTCAGGATGGCCTTGAGGAGtggaagatggaagaagtcAGAAAGCGGGAAAAAGAAGCCAAGGCCTATCTGGCGGCTCAGAAGGACGCCAGGAACAAAGGCCTCCCAATCCCTGGACTTGACGACAAAAAAAGCAGCGGTGAAGTATCTCCTGACCTGCGCCGCCGCCGGATTCAGGATGACATCGACAGATATACGCCTGGAGGTCGCGAGGAGCGGAGGAGGAGCCGTTCTCGGAGCCGCAGCCGACAACGGGACGCAACAAAAGATCGAGACcgggaaagagaaagagatagagacagagacagagacagagacagagacagagacagagttGATCGTGATAAGCCGAGGGGTGGAGATAGCTATCGCGAGCGAGATAGAGACAGAGATCGTGATAGGGACCGAGACCGAAGGGACAGGGACAGAGATCGCGATACGGATCGACGTGATCGTGACAGGGATCGTGAAAGAGAACGATCGAGGGATAGGAGGAACAGGCGAGAGCGTAGTCTATCTCCTCGACGAGAAAGGCGGGCAAGTAGAAGCCGCCGTTGA
- a CDS encoding related to RRP15 Essential protein involved in pre-rRNA processing encodes MAGPGNKKKRQHDGRLQRPTKKQKRKQLRDYNSDSESEEAQEFDAVNLLDSDDDIHNVKVDDVGDSENEVSSSEDEGAVANKPLKKTKTNAKNARDSKPEAESDEEEDDDDDEGSDDDDDDGASTNKRKKSKRNDPSAFATSLSKILSTKLSSSKRSDPVLARSSAAHEASKAAVDSALESKAKKQMREQKKRAFEKGRVKDVLIATTNDATGELETSTSEIMVTERRLRKVAQRGVVKLFNAVRAAQVKAVEAEKGVKKEGVIGMKKREEKVNEMSKKGFLELIASGGGGLKKGALEEA; translated from the coding sequence ATGGCCGGACCTGgaaacaaaaagaagagacagcACGATGGTCGTCTACAACGGCCcacaaagaagcaaaagagaaaGCAACTCCGAGATTACAACAGTGACTCTGAATCCGAGGAGGCGCAAGAGTTTGACGCTGTAAATCTGCTTGATTCAGACGACGATATTCACAATGTCAAGGTGGACGATGTTGGCGACTCCGAAAATGAAGTTTCAAGCTCAGAAGACGAGGGCGCTGTGGCAAACAAGCCCCTGAAGAAGACAAAAACAAACGCCAAGAATGCCAGAGACAGCAAACCAGAAGCTGAAtccgacgaagaggaagacgatgatgacgacgaagggtcagacgatgacgatgacgatggcgcTTCCACAAACAAACGCAAAAAGTCGAAGCGAAACGACCCTAGTGCCTTCGCAACATCGCTCTCCAAGATTCTCTCTACCAAGCTATCATCATCCAAGCGATCAGATCCTGTCCTCGCCCGAAGTTCCGCAGCACACGAAGCCTCCAAGGCCGCTGTCGACAGCGCCTTAGAATCCAAGGCGAAAAAGCAGATGCgcgagcagaagaagcgagcTTTTGAGAAGGGCCGTGTGAAGGACGTTCTTATCGCAACCACAAACGACGCCACTGGAGAGCTCGAGACATCGACATCGGAGATTATGGTGACAGAGAGGAGGCTACGAAAGGTTGCGCAGCGTGGTGTTGTCAAGCTGTTCAACGCCGTTCGTGCCGCACAAGTCAAGGCTGTTGAAGCCGAGAAGGGTGTGAAAAAGGAGGGTGTTATCGGTATGAAGAAGCGAGAGGAAAAGGTCAATGAGATGAGTAAGAAGGGTTTCTTGGAATTGATCGCCTCAGGAGGCGGCGGGTTAAAAAAGGGAGCGCTTGAGGAGGCGTAA
- a CDS encoding probable endoglucanase IV precursor: protein MTRFKAACWLALLLPAIIVSAHGHVDEIIINGVSYQGYGSTDFPYMENPPVVAGWTISQRDNGFVSPEAYGDPDIICHRDATPAEGHIEVTAGDVITLRWSGWPENHIGPVLNYLANCKGPCERVDKNELEFFKIDGLGQLEQGTPGRYADSVLQENGDKWNVRIPENIAPGNYVLRHEIIALHNALERGGAQNYPQCFNLRITGDGSDSPSGYLGTELYDIEDPGILVNVYSRSVDYEVPGPTIVEGGTSSVEQSPSRATTTAKCTSRY, encoded by the coding sequence ATGACTCGTTTCAAGGCCGCTTGCtggcttgcccttcttcttcctgccATCATCGTTTCTGCCCATggtcatgttgatgagatcatcatcaacggcgTGTCTTATCAAGGCTATGGCAGCACTGACTTTCCCTACATGGAGAACCCTCCTGTCGTTGCTGGCTGGACCATCTCGCAGCGAGACAATGGTTTCGTTTCCCCTGAAGCCTATGGTGATCCTGATATCATCTGCCACCGCGATGCCACTCCAGCCGAGGGCCACATCGAAGTCACGGCAGGCGACGTCATCACCCTCCGATGGTCAGGCTGGCCTGAAAACCACATCGGCCCTGTTTTGAACTACCTTGCCAATTGCAAGGGCCCTTGTGAGCGAGTTGACAAGAATGAActtgagttcttcaagatTGATGGTCTGGGTCAACTTGAGCAGGGCACTCCTGGCAGGTATGCAGACAGTGTTCTTCAAGAGAATGGAGACAAGTGGAACGTCCGAATTCCAGAGAACATTGCGCCTGGGAACTACGTTCTCCGACACGAAATCATTGCTCTGCACAATGCTCTTGAGCGAGGCGGTGCCCAAAACTATCCACAATGTTTCAACCTCAGAATCACAGGCGATGGCTCCGACTCTCCATCTGGGTACCTCGGCACTGAGCTTTACGACATCGAAGATCCTGGAATTCTTGTCAATGTCTACTCTCGCTCTGTTGACTATGAAGTCCCTGGCCCAACCATTGTCGAAGGAGGGACATCATCTGTTGAGCAGAGCCCCTCCAGAGCTACAACGACTGCAAAGTGTACCAGTAGGTACTAG
- a CDS encoding related to chromosome segregation protein Cse1p, which yields MSTHREGVNPLRPYYIPPTIGEAAETVNKSSPSPNPFPDGRHVTAAGERYASKARDILSDLEYNDYLGDTSPSMVQNVKDLIDELLWKYTSVLMAQPFEVAKTLLQVRNQDENAAYETPVEPETPKRQPSFHGSSMYGGFGDSDSEGEEPAYFTSHIPSTPSPSTPRGSHGRRAPSPVKKPNVPEHYLTLRRPDSILEVIGQLWGKEGAWGVWKGSNATFLYTVLQSLLENWGRSFLSAIFNVPDMGVREDIDRMIDIASPYPWASLFVAAAAAVATGLALSPLDLVRTRLIVTPSSNGQRRTLATLRNLPSYLCSSMLVLPTVLNSLIHPLITLSTPLVLRTQFMIDSHVSPMTFSIAKFVASSSAILLKLPIETVLRRGQVSVLSSHEYVQALSGPEQQFTTIVPPGRYEGTFGTMFHIVNEEGTHEVTSTKPAAAKKGKAKTKGVAATVYKGQGREGLWRGWKVNWWGLVGLWTASVVGHGGEGEF from the exons ATGTCGACTCACAGAGAAGGCGTCAATCCCTTGAGGCCGTACTACATCCCTCCCACAATTGGAGAAGCCGCCGAGACAGTCAATAAGTCGAGCCCTAGCCCAAACCCATTCCCCGATGGACGACATGTGACTGCAGCTGGTGAAAGATATGCCTCCAAAGCACGCGATATCCTGTCCGACCTCGAATACAATGATTATTTAGGCGATACCTCCCCGTCTATGGTCCAGAATGTCAAGGACCTCATCGATGAGCTGCTATGGAAGTACACCTCAGTACTCATGGCCCAACCTTTCGAGGTAGCAAAGACGTTGCTTCAGGTCCGGAACCAGGATGAAAATGCTGCATACGAAACTCCTGTTGAGCCGGAGACGCCTAAGAGACAGCCCTCTTTTCACGGAAGCTCTATGTACGGTGGT TTCGGAGACTCAGATTCTGAAGGCGAGGAACCTGCCTATTTCACATCTCACATACCATCGACTCCCAGTCCCTCGACTCCTAGAGGCTCACACGGTCGAAGAGCTCCCTCTCCTGTGAAGAAACCGAATGTTCCGGAACATTACCTCACACTTCGCCGACCAGACTCGATTCTTGAAGTGATTGGGCAGCTATGGGGGAAAGAAGGTGCTTGGGGTGTATGGAAGGGATCAAATGCGACATTTCTCTACACGGTGTTGCAGTCGCTGCTGGAAAACTGGGGTAGAAGTTTTCTCAGTGCGATCTTCAATGTCCCGGACATGGGCGTTAGAGAAGACATCGATCGCATGATCGATATCGCCTCGCCGTATCCTTGGGCGTCGCTCTTTGTCGCCgcggctgctgctgtggctACAGGACTCGCTCTATCGCCATTAGACTTGGTGCGAACTAG ACTTATCGTCACTCCGAGCTCAAACGGCCAGCGCAGGACGCTAGCCACCCTCAGAAACCTCCCCTCATACCTGTGTTCGTCGATGCTAGTACTACCAACTGTCCTCAACTCCTTGATCCACCCTCTTATCACTCTCTCAACACCCCTGGTTCTCCGAACTCAGTTCATGATCGACAGCCATGTGTCGCCAATGACCTTTTCTATCGCCAAATTTGTCGCCTCGTCATCTGCAatccttctcaagcttcCTATTGAGACTGTCCTTCGACGTGGTCAGGTCTCAGTTCTGTCAAGCCACGAATATGTGCAAGCACTTAGCGGCCCTGAACAACAATTCACAACTATTGTCCCCCCAGGGCGTTATGAAGGCACCTTTGGTACCATGTTCCATATCGTGAACGAAGAGGGAACTCACGAGGTCACCAGCACGAAACCAGCCGCAGCAAAGAAAGGCAAGGCTAAGACTAAGGGTGTTGCCGCCACAGTCTACAAGGGCCAGGGTCGCGAGGGACTCTGGAGAGGCTGGAAGGTCAACTGGTGGGGACTAGTTGGTCTCTGGACTGCCAGTGTGGTTGGCCATGGTGGAGAAGGCGAGTTCTAA
- a CDS encoding related to triose phosphate/3-phosphoglycerate/phosphate translocator: MAGSNDLEANNRMSRGSEAVDDGFSEKPLNQGTGSGIHASVYIITWIFFSNTTILFNKWLIDTAGFRYPIILTTWHLVFATIATQLLARTTSLLDSRHSLPITRRLYIRTILPIGVLYSASLVFSNIVYLYLSVAFIQMLKSTGPVCTLVASWVWGVAQPDSKTFGNIMLIVAGVAISSFGEIEFSWWGFLFQMCGTIAEAVRVVMIQVMLSAEGLRMDPLVGLYYYAPVCTLMNMFVVLFSEGPRFKWEDAAQAGYGVLLANACLAFFLNVISVFLIGKTSGLVMTLSGILKSILLVAASVVLWGTHISLTQTLGYAVALMGLVLYSIGYEQLLNMWEEAVAWGTGTLNREGEMSPTLRKGIMIGCLGFITVIIAGALWHYHGLSSEHVTRVTSSWFAH; the protein is encoded by the exons ATGGCGGGATCAAATGATCTGGAGGCCAACAACAGGATGTCGCGTGGGTCTGAGGCTGTCGACGATGGATTCTCAGAAAAGCCTCTAAACCAGGGAACAGGTTCAGGAATACACGCGTCCGTCTACATAAT AACATGGATCTTCTTTTCCAATACCACGattctcttcaacaagtgGCTAATTGACACTGCTGGATTCC GATATC CTATCATCCTCACAACATGGCATCTTGTCTTTGCAACAATAGCAACGCAACTGCTTGCTCGCACTACGTCTCTTCTCGATTCACGCCATTCACTCCCAATCACTCGACGACTCTACATACGGACCATTCTCCCTATCGGCGTCCTCTACTCGGCTTCGCTcgtcttctccaacatcgtGTACCTCTACCTGTCTGTTGCTTTTATTCAGATGCTCAAATCTACCGGCCCCGTCTGCACTCTTGTGGCTTCGTGGGTATGGGGTGTCGCTCAACCAGATAGTAAGACATTTGGCAACATCATGCTCATTGTTGCCGGTGTCGCCATTTCCAGTTTTGGAGAGATCGAGTTCTCCTGGTGGGGTTTTCTCTTTCAGATGTGCGGCACGATTGCCGAAGCCGTGCGTGTTGTCATGATCCAGGTCATGCTCAGTGCCGAGGGTCTCCGTATGGATCCTCTTGTCGGCCTCTACTATTACGCACCTGTTTGTACCCTTATGAACATGTTCGTTGTCTTGTTTAGTGAAGGCCCCCGATTCAAGTGGGAAGATGCAGCTCAAGCCGGTTATGGCGTCCTGCTTGCCAATGCTTGCCTTGCATTCTTCTTGAATGTCATCAGCGTCTTCCTC ATCGGTAAAACATCAGGACTTGTCATGACTCTGAGTGGTATTCTTAAGAGCATCCTTCTCGTGGCTGCTTCTGTTGTGCTTTGGGGTACTCACATTTCCCTTACACAAACACTTGGATACGCTGTTGCCCTTATGGGTCTTGTTCTATATTCGATCGGTTACGAACAACTCCTCAACATGTGGGAAGAAGCCGTTGCATGGGGTACCGGTACCCTAAATCGAGAGGGTGAGATGTCTCCTACTTTACGCAAAGGCATCATGATTGGATGTTTGGGTTTCATCACCGTGATAATTGCTGGCGCGTTATGGCACTATCATGGGTTATCTAGCGAGCATGTAACTCGGGTGACCTCGTCGTGGTTTGCCCATTGA
- a CDS encoding probable mitochondrial ferredoxin codes for MSASRSFATCLAKLPATAPRTIQPMRLGQNVVSQTSKGRSPTISRFTRFSPVSHRAFTTTTQRRHGHIDPPKPGEELYVTFIEKDGTENKFAVSEGDNLLDIAQANDLEMEGACGGSCACSTCHVIVADDAYFDKMPEPEDDENDMLDLAFGLTETSRLGCQVKMTKELDGLVVKLPSMTRNLQASDFS; via the exons ATGTCTGCGTCACGATCCTTTGCGACTTGCTTGGCCAAGCTTCCGGCTACGGCACCACGAACAATACAGCCAATGCGACTTGGTCAGAATGTAGTGTCTCAGACGTCCAAAGGTCGATCCCCTACAATCTCTCGATTTACTCGCTTCTCGCCTGTTTCCCATAGAGCATTCACTACCACGACACAACGGCGCCATGGGCACATTGACCCCCCGAAGCCCGGTGAGGA ACTTTATGTCACGTTCATCGAGAAGGACGGCACAGAGAACAAGTTTGCTGTTTCTGAGGGAGATAACCTTCTCGATATCGCCCAAGCAAACGATCTAGAGATGGAGGGCGCGTGCGGAGGATCTTGCGCCTGCTCGACATGCCATGTTATCGTTGCTGACGACGCATATTTCGACAAGATGCCCGAGCCCGAGGATGACGAAAACGATATGCTGGACCTGGCCTTTGGACTCACGGAGACGAGTCGACTGGGCTGCCAAGTTAAGATGACCAAGGAGCTAGACGGCTTAGTTGTGAAGCTGCCATCGATGACGAGGAACCTGCAAGCGAGCGATTTCAGttaa
- a CDS encoding related to ubiquitin-specific proteinase UBP1 — translation MTSQHPDFDEFYDDQVAAHRQLFPQQNPWDRITQPSVLISCLIVVVTITYNLYASTTTFQESIRLLGTSLWDGLVVIVPQSLLNALDTPDNSTTTTTSESMRLVERSHHAVKSDKMRRVLGLTRPGGVMSSVFEVRNRALSMTGSVLGLKTESDRPPGLGNMDNSCYQNSILQGLSSLKPLPEYLSTYLEASNKSGDQDVAQTLRALIADLNDVSNYGRTLWTPSLLKSMSTWTQQDAQEYYSKLLDDIDKSVAKAIKNAQPQHPGLAVKIDKDDAAASEHSDDSGYQSIISSPELKSSHNPLEGMLAQRVACVRCGYSEGLSMIPFTCLTLSLGLNKNQHDLYERLDAYSKVEVIENVECAKCTLLKHEDLLSKLIDRMRNDEKPDEHLQKALCRLEAVKLALEEDDFEEKTLTEKCSIPANNKVSSTKTKQIVISRAPKSLAVHMQRSVFDPSTFNMMKNSAPVNFPMTLDLGPWCLGSASNSSTQAWSAEEKWDGDPRESMIAGDQGSSKFTGPIYELRAVVTHYGRHENGHYICYRKYPRHSPPTKAVDDEEPDSMIDIQPELERKNHENDLDEPEMDWWRLSDHNVSKVSEDVVLTLSPGVFMLFYDCVDSTMVMNDQDERMQDANEVADLVAATGLASATDNTAQIAQGHETQKSNGKPKEASNLGEDATPYVANDQAAIETTTRGSNLITNTASLVHVTP, via the coding sequence ATGACGTCTCAACATCCTGACTTCGACGAGTTCTACGACGATCAAGTGGCAGCTCATCGACAGCTCTTTCCACAACAGAATCCTTGGGATCGCATCACTCAGCCGAGTGTCCTAATCTCTTGCCTCATTGTTGTCGTCACTATTACATACAACTTATATGCTTCAACCACTACCTTTCAAGAATCAATACGCCTTTTAGGAACTAGTCTCTGGGACGGCCTTGTAGTCATTGTCCCTCAGAGCCTCCTGAATGCCTTGGATACACCCGACAATTccaccacaaccacaacctcCGAGTCGATGCGTCTCGTCGAACGAAGCCACCATGCCGTCAAAAGCGACAAGATGCGGAGGGTCTTGGGGCTGACTCGTCCCGGCGGCGTCATGTCCTCAGTCTTTGAAGTTAGAAACCGCGCCCTCTCCATGACCGGCAGCGTTTTGGGCTTGAAGACCGAATCCGATCGTCCACCGGGCCTTGGCAATATGGACAACTCATGCTACCAGAATAGCATACTCCAAGGACTTTCATCACTTAAACCTCTACCTGAATACCTCTCCACCTATCTCGAAGCATCGAATAAAAGTGGCGATCAAGACGTTGCGCAAACATTACGTGCTCTGATCGCCGACCTGAACGACGTTTCGAATTATGGGCGCACGTTATGGACTCCAAGTCTGCTCAAGTCTATGAGCACATGGACTCAACAGGATGCTCAGGAATACTACTCCAAATTATTAGATGATATCGATAAGAGCGTCGCAAAAGCTATCAAAAACGCACAGCCTCAACATCCTGGTCTGGCCGTTAAGATCGATAAAGACGACGCTGCTGCAAGTGAGCATAGCGACGACAGTGGCTATCAAAGCATAATATCTTCACCCGAGCTTAAGTCGAGCCACAATCCGTTGGAGGGCATGCTCGCACAGAGAGTGGCCTGTGTTCGTTGTGGATATTCCGAGGGGTTATCCATGATACCTTTCACATGCTTGACACTGAGCCTTGGTTTGAACAAGAATCAGCATGACCTGTATGAAAGGCTGGATGCTTACAGCAAAGTGGAAGTGATCGAAAACGTCGAGTGTGCCAAGTGTACACTTCTCAAGCATGAGGACCTTTTATCTAAGTTGATAGACAGGATGCGAAACGACGAGAAACCAGACGAGCACCTCCAAAAAGCTCTGTGCCGACTTGAGGCAGTGAAGCTAGctttggaagaagatgatttTGAGGAAAAAACTCTGACGGAAAAGTGCAGCATTCCGGCTAATAACAAAGTCAGCTCTACGAAGACCAAGCAGATTGTTATTTCTCGGGCGCCAAAAAGCCTGGCAGTCCATATGCAACGATCGGTGTTTGATCCTTCCACTTtcaacatgatgaagaactcGGCTCCAGTCAACTTTCCCATGACACTGGATCTTGGCCCGTGGTGTTTGGGCAGTGCCTCCAATTCCTCGACCCAAGCATGGAGTGCAGAGGAGAAATGGGATGGGGACCCTCGAGAATCAATGATAGCTGGCGACCAAGGCTCATCCAAATTTACAGGGCCTATCTATGAGCTTCGAGCAGTGGTTACACACTATGGGCGGCACGAGAACGGGCATTACATATGTTATCGCAAATATCCACGACATAGCCCGCCTACCAAAGcagttgacgatgaggaacCTGATAGCATGATAGATATTCAGCCTGAGCTCGAACGAAAGAATCATGAGAACGACCTCGACGAACCTGAGATGGACTGGTGGAGGCTGAGCGATCACAACGTCTCAAAGGTTAGCGAAGATGTAGTGCTTACCCTTTCTCCCGGTGTCTTTATGCTCTTTTACGACTGTGTGGACTCTACGATGGTTATGAATGATCAAGACGAAAGAATGCAAGATGCCAATGAGGTTGCAGATCTTGTTGCCGCAACCGGGCTGGCCAGTGCAACGGACAACACGGCTCAAATAGCACAGGGGCACGAAACTCAAAAGTCCAATGGCAAGCCAAAGGAGGCATCGAATTTGGGAGAAGACGCCACGCCATACGTTGCAAATGATCAGGCTGCCATTGAAACGACAACGCGCGGCTCTAATCTGATCACCAATACAGCTTCATTGGTTCATGTTACGCCATAA